One stretch of Aquimarina sp. Aq107 DNA includes these proteins:
- a CDS encoding EamA family transporter: protein MWMYLGLLAALFLGLHNLCKKHAVQGNEVFPVLLGTIGSGFLVLLPFFIGSQFYPDFTKQIGFYINSIPWQTHGFIFIKSMIMASSWILAYQALKHLPITIVTPIRSAGPFFTFIGAILIYQERPNFLQWIGFFLIIFSVILYSKIGKKEGINFKRNKWIFAIIGATFLGASSGLYDKFLIQNLTLTPQTLQFWFCFYTVLILLVILSFTWFNNAEKRKKFTFRWTIVAVGILLQAADYFYFKALQDPEALIMLLSAIKRSQILIAVVIGGIVFKEKNKRKKLVPLFGIMIGVFLILYS, encoded by the coding sequence ATGTGGATGTATTTAGGTTTATTAGCTGCACTATTTTTAGGTTTACATAATTTATGTAAAAAGCACGCGGTACAAGGAAATGAGGTTTTCCCGGTGCTTCTTGGCACCATTGGATCTGGTTTTTTAGTATTATTACCTTTTTTTATTGGTTCGCAGTTTTACCCAGATTTCACAAAACAGATTGGCTTTTATATTAACAGCATTCCTTGGCAAACCCATGGTTTTATTTTTATAAAATCCATGATTATGGCTTCTTCCTGGATTCTGGCATATCAAGCTTTAAAACATTTACCTATCACTATTGTTACCCCGATACGTTCTGCCGGACCTTTTTTTACTTTTATAGGAGCGATTCTAATTTATCAAGAACGACCTAATTTCTTACAATGGATTGGTTTTTTTTTAATTATATTTTCTGTGATATTATACTCTAAAATAGGTAAAAAGGAAGGGATTAATTTTAAACGAAATAAATGGATTTTTGCCATTATCGGTGCTACATTTCTAGGAGCTTCTAGTGGTTTGTATGATAAATTTTTAATTCAGAATTTGACACTAACACCTCAAACTTTACAGTTTTGGTTTTGTTTTTATACTGTTTTAATTTTATTAGTGATTTTATCCTTTACTTGGTTTAATAATGCAGAAAAACGAAAGAAATTCACTTTTCGCTGGACTATTGTAGCTGTTGGTATATTGCTACAAGCTGCAGATTATTTTTATTTTAAAGCATTACAAGATCCAGAGGCATTAATTATGCTATTATCCGCTATAAAAAGAAGCCAGATATTAATCGCTGTTGTTATAGGTGGTATTGTCTTTAAAGAAAAAAATAAGAGAAAAAAACTAGTTCCTTTATTCGGTATTATGATTGGTGTATTTTTAATTTTGTATTCATAA